In a single window of the Rhopalosiphum padi isolate XX-2018 chromosome 1, ASM2088224v1, whole genome shotgun sequence genome:
- the LOC132932153 gene encoding uncharacterized protein LOC132932153: MWSVVEFIDDRSVEVVPAYWLNKNKCAWPKKNSKKFIQKRVKPNEIDFDFLKARKLGKDRDNYTLAREKAKKAEYTSDLSTNNDTPSKMSETKNMKSTLNPKKKDKIMQQKANDALWSPSSPSDFFVDDGNFNKADKLADTVLVLSGTPNSPAIKLLPTILSSNSSNISNTDQTTVNDVKKKLNFNKTCHMMSPISTPDKIIEITDLDGVTRFIDESFIGIVNTSSSPFKISNVSKIDLQQSVSTPNESQQISAHNEILEFLHKMNRTICNIKYDINSLNEKVDKMYDILLEPSRFENSSFEKSTENIFQTELSNLPLESEDELDEFERKLTTNKEFRIKLVAELKRFSRSTLPSTVRIIMRQLFKDALLEKYSYKGLKKKKVFYTLATCTVIFDAIKQMKKFKLSDAVDIETPIRTFISGAKFREPKKNLLTPSNEPSF, translated from the exons ATGTGGTCAGTGGTAGAATTTATTGACGACCGATCAGTTGAAGTAGTACCGGCCTACTGgctaaataagaataaatgtgcttggccaaaaaaaaattcaaaaaaatttattcaaaaaagagTAAAACCAAATGAAATTGATTTTGACTTTTTAAAGGCTCGTAAATTGGGAAAAGATAGAG ataattatacttTAGCTAGAGAGAAAGCTAAAAAGGCAGAGTATACGTCTGACTTATCAACAAATAATGACACACCATCTAAAATGtctgaaactaaaaatatgaaatctaCATTAAATCCTAAAAAAAAGGATAAAATCATGCAACAAAAAGCGAATGATGCTTTATGGAGTCCATCATCTCCAAGTGATTTTTTTG tcgaTGATGGCAATTTTAACAAGGCAGATAAACTAGCAGATACTGTTCTTGTATTATCTG gCACTCCAAATTCTCCTGCTATAAAGCTTCTTCCAACAATATTATCTTCAAATAGTTCAAATATATCCAACACTGATCAAACTACTGTgaatgatgtaaaaaaaaaattaaatttcaataaaacatgCCATATGATGAGTCCAATTTCTACACCGGATAAGATAATAGAAATAACTG atcTTGATGGGGTTACACGTTTTATTGATGAATCTTTCATTGGTATAGTCAACACATCATCATCACCATTTAAGATTTCTAATGTATCTAAAATAGATTTGCAGCAGTCAGTATCTACTCCAAATGAATCACAACAAATATCTGCACATAATGAAATacttg aaTTTCTTCATAAAATGAATCGAACTATCTGTAATatcaaatatgatattaattcattaaatgagAAGGTGGATAAaatgtacgatatattattagaacCAAGTCGATTTGAAAATTCATCGTTTGAAAAAAGTACTGAAAATATATTCCAAACGGAACTGTCAAATCTTCCATTGGAATCAGAAGATGAACTAGATGAATTTGAAAGAAAACTTACAACTAATAAAGAATTCAGAATAAaactg GTTGCAGAGCTCAAACGTTTTTCACGTAGTACATTACCAAGTACTGTACGTATTATTATGAGACAACTATTTAAAGATGCACTACTTGAGAAATATAGTTACAAAGGTTTGAAGAAAAAGAAAGTATTCTATACCTTGGCTACATGTACAGTCATATTTG atgcaataaaacaaatgaaaaaattcaaattaagtgATGCTGTTGACATTGAAACTCCTATAAGGACATTTATTTCTGGAGCTAAATTTAGGGAGCCGAAAAAAAATCTACTGACCCCGTCTAATGAACcatcattttaa